Proteins encoded within one genomic window of Misgurnus anguillicaudatus chromosome 18, ASM2758022v2, whole genome shotgun sequence:
- the LOC129429745 gene encoding uncharacterized protein isoform X2 — MHVHLTDEVLPYTASLSVPRSNANRSRSVNSTLQIHHREKRCSCGNVKDKECVYFCHIGIVWVDTPSQVVPYGVGSLQIRLRRDVKRCLCADQRDTKCLQFCSCRHLQREEENGSVKKSHHRNFKEHYKSRFPLRLGRHSLIQTT; from the exons ATGCACGTGCACCTGACTGACGAAGTGCTAC CCTACACAGCATCCCTGTCAGTCCCACGGTCCAATGCAAACAGAAGCCGATCTGTCAACTCTACTTTGCAAATCCATCATCGTGAGAAGCGCTGTTCCTGTGGAAATGTGAAGGACAAGGAATGTGTTTACTTTTGCCATATTGGAATAGTTTGGGTCGATACACCCAG TCAAGTCGTTCCCTACGGTGTGGGTTCGCTCCAAATCCGTCTAAGGCGAGATGTAAAACGATGCCTTTGTGCAGACCAGAGAGATACAAAGTGCCTGCAGTTTTGTTCCTGCAGACATCTGCAACGAGA AGAGGAAAATGGCAGTGTCAAAAAGAGCCATCACAGAAACTTCAAAGAACATTACAAATCTAGATTCCCATTGAGACTGGGGAGGCACAGTCTAATCCAAACAACCTGA
- the LOC129429745 gene encoding endothelin-2 isoform X1: protein MDFFLSFFISGVVLMLEHQAYTASLSVPRSNANRSRSVNSTLQIHHREKRCSCGNVKDKECVYFCHIGIVWVDTPSQVVPYGVGSLQIRLRRDVKRCLCADQRDTKCLQFCSCRHLQREEENGSVKKSHHRNFKEHYKSRFPLRLGRHSLIQTT, encoded by the exons atggatttttttctctcGTTCTTCATAAGTGGAGTTGTTTTGATGTTGGAACACCAAG CCTACACAGCATCCCTGTCAGTCCCACGGTCCAATGCAAACAGAAGCCGATCTGTCAACTCTACTTTGCAAATCCATCATCGTGAGAAGCGCTGTTCCTGTGGAAATGTGAAGGACAAGGAATGTGTTTACTTTTGCCATATTGGAATAGTTTGGGTCGATACACCCAG TCAAGTCGTTCCCTACGGTGTGGGTTCGCTCCAAATCCGTCTAAGGCGAGATGTAAAACGATGCCTTTGTGCAGACCAGAGAGATACAAAGTGCCTGCAGTTTTGTTCCTGCAGACATCTGCAACGAGA AGAGGAAAATGGCAGTGTCAAAAAGAGCCATCACAGAAACTTCAAAGAACATTACAAATCTAGATTCCCATTGAGACTGGGGAGGCACAGTCTAATCCAAACAACCTGA